In Dehalococcoidia bacterium, a genomic segment contains:
- a CDS encoding glycosidase gives MGRGLLLQRSPRNPILTPTDRWWETRLTCNAGAVKLGEYVHLLYTARGQDDIARLGYARLRGYDEVEERLPYPVLAPEEWFERDGVEDPRIIALDGRIYVIYAGKERDMARPCEVSLSPEELMRKEWAWTKHRLLLPTMVGFHNRNAAYFPRRIGERYALLHRPMTLAEHIWLSYSYDLVHWYDHQQILTPRPGYWDDAKVGIAGPPIELDHAWLLIYHGVEARTWTYRLGYVLLDKERPHVVLERSVDPILEPEEEYERVGVAPNVVFSCGAVLDGRTLVLYYGAADRVLCVAWGELPW, from the coding sequence ATGGGGAGGGGGCTCCTTCTCCAACGTAGCCCTCGTAACCCCATTCTGACCCCCACCGACAGGTGGTGGGAGACGCGGCTGACATGCAACGCCGGGGCCGTGAAGCTGGGGGAATACGTCCACCTCCTCTATACCGCGCGTGGCCAGGACGACATAGCCCGCCTCGGCTATGCCCGCCTGCGGGGCTACGACGAAGTGGAGGAACGGCTACCCTACCCTGTCCTCGCCCCCGAGGAGTGGTTCGAGAGGGATGGGGTGGAGGACCCACGCATCATCGCTTTGGACGGCCGCATATACGTCATCTACGCCGGCAAGGAGCGGGACATGGCCCGCCCCTGCGAGGTGTCCCTATCGCCGGAGGAGCTGATGCGCAAGGAGTGGGCATGGACCAAGCACCGCCTCCTCCTGCCCACCATGGTGGGGTTCCACAACCGCAACGCTGCCTATTTCCCCCGTCGCATCGGTGAGCGGTACGCCCTCCTCCATCGCCCCATGACCCTGGCTGAGCACATCTGGCTATCCTACTCTTATGACTTGGTTCACTGGTACGACCACCAGCAGATCCTCACCCCTCGCCCCGGCTATTGGGACGACGCCAAGGTGGGCATCGCCGGCCCTCCCATAGAGCTGGATCACGCCTGGCTCCTCATCTACCACGGCGTAGAGGCCCGCACCTGGACATATCGCCTCGGCTATGTGCTCCTGGACAAAGAGCGTCCCCATGTGGTCCTGGAGCGGAGTGTGGACCCCATCCTGGAGCCGGAAGAGGAGTACGAACGGGTAGGGGTAGCCCCCAATGTGGTATTCTCGTGTGGGGCGGTGTTGGATGGCCGCACCCTGGTCCTATACTATGGGGCGGCTGACCGCGTCCTATGTGTAGCCTGGGGCGAACTGCCCTGGTAG
- a CDS encoding universal stress protein: protein MVRSLLVALDGSPQAEEALLYGLTLASRTAALLYLLLVIDPTSHLTDFRQRRELGRETTWAHVYLDRKRRELEDLGVEARTQVAYGQPAYCILRWAERWEVDMVALADEPPSAPAPWAKGAVAQRIAQWSQCPVLLVRPGQRALWPPRRILLLTDGSALSRAALPVARELAQALGSVLVLAQVVAVEGLSEEAHPWLEKERQRALACLREEARRLEREGVKAIPQAVVGHPVSSILALAQEVGAGLMVLSTHGRGGGPWPLGSVAHAILQRSPLPCLLVRPRELSHRLSPDVD, encoded by the coding sequence ATGGTTCGGTCGCTGCTGGTGGCCCTGGATGGCTCGCCCCAGGCGGAGGAGGCCCTCCTCTATGGCCTGACCCTCGCCTCCCGCACCGCTGCCCTCCTCTACCTGTTGCTGGTCATTGACCCCACAAGCCATCTGACGGATTTCCGTCAGCGCCGGGAGCTGGGCCGGGAGACAACGTGGGCCCACGTCTATTTGGACCGCAAGAGGAGGGAGTTGGAGGACCTAGGGGTGGAGGCGCGGACGCAGGTGGCCTACGGCCAGCCCGCCTATTGCATCCTGCGGTGGGCTGAGCGGTGGGAGGTGGACATGGTGGCGCTGGCCGATGAGCCTCCTTCTGCCCCGGCCCCTTGGGCCAAGGGTGCAGTGGCCCAGCGGATAGCCCAGTGGAGCCAGTGCCCGGTCTTGCTGGTGCGCCCAGGGCAGCGGGCCCTTTGGCCTCCTCGGCGCATCCTGCTGCTCACGGACGGCTCAGCCTTGTCTCGGGCTGCCCTGCCCGTGGCCCGGGAGCTGGCCCAGGCCCTGGGTTCGGTACTGGTGTTGGCCCAGGTGGTGGCGGTGGAGGGGCTCTCGGAGGAGGCCCATCCATGGCTGGAGAAGGAGCGGCAAAGGGCCCTGGCCTGCCTGAGGGAGGAGGCGAGGCGGCTGGAAAGAGAGGGGGTGAAGGCCATCCCTCAGGCGGTGGTGGGGCACCCCGTCTCCTCCATCCTGGCCCTGGCCCAGGAGGTGGGCGCAGGGCTCATGGTCCTTTCCACCCACGGGCGCGGCGGTGGCCCCTGGCCCCTGGGGAGCGTGGCCCATGCCATCCTCCAGCGCTCCCCCTTGCCTTGTCTTCTGGTGCGCCCACGTGAGTTATCTCACCGCCTGTCCCCTGATGTAGACTAA
- a CDS encoding GNAT family N-acetyltransferase, which translates to MYLVYPKEVTIRSGERVVLRPPVPEDEERLLAHLMSLPQEERHFLQERPISLPTAGARGEVLSLVGLVQERIVAHGAVARRQGPAYAHIGQVWATVSPVYRGRGLGTALLQELCQMAAAAGMELLLAEVVDEIHREALRALEWLGFMRTGVIAEGARGPRGERYDIIVMALSLGRWQEWTQY; encoded by the coding sequence ATGTATCTCGTCTATCCCAAGGAGGTGACCATCCGGAGTGGGGAGAGGGTGGTGCTGCGCCCACCGGTGCCCGAAGACGAGGAGCGTCTTTTGGCCCATCTCATGTCCCTCCCGCAGGAGGAGCGTCACTTCCTGCAGGAGCGGCCCATCTCCCTACCCACAGCAGGGGCGAGGGGGGAAGTCCTCTCTCTAGTGGGCCTCGTCCAGGAGCGCATCGTAGCTCACGGAGCGGTGGCTAGGCGGCAAGGCCCTGCCTATGCCCACATAGGCCAGGTATGGGCCACCGTCTCCCCCGTCTACCGCGGGCGCGGCCTTGGCACCGCCCTCCTCCAAGAGCTGTGCCAGATGGCGGCCGCAGCCGGGATGGAGCTTTTGCTGGCAGAAGTGGTGGACGAGATCCACCGGGAGGCCCTGCGTGCCCTGGAGTGGCTGGGCTTCATGCGCACTGGCGTCATCGCCGAAGGGGCCCGCGGGCCCCGCGGGGAACGGTACGACATCATCGTCATGGCCCTCTCCCTGGGCCGCTGGCAGGAATGGACCCAGTACTAA
- a CDS encoding glycosyltransferase family 2 protein, with amino-acid sequence MEVSTACPLVSVTVPTYNCRRTLRLCLESVLSQGYPALEVLVVDGGSRDGTVALAQEMGARVLSCPGKLLAARMMGAQEAHGEFVLMLDADQVLKPGAIERAVALAQEGPYDMLVLEEESYNRNWAIPRLYAASKVIVNARFRTEEGFDPARGGNPPRLFRRALLLKAMEAIPPEVVPHILHYDHDIIYYECRKLSQRVGLLRDAVWHVEPDLRKLVRTNLRYGASLHAVKATPYWSLFLKEREGGIWFGRPWREGVLALLLHLLLKTVQMVGYVGAGVGIVLRRRLPRAPRHRSSSGPQARAPA; translated from the coding sequence GTGGAAGTGAGCACGGCATGCCCTTTGGTATCGGTCACTGTGCCTACCTACAACTGCCGTCGCACCCTTCGTCTGTGCCTGGAATCGGTTCTCTCCCAGGGGTACCCTGCCCTGGAGGTGCTAGTGGTGGATGGGGGCTCCCGGGACGGCACGGTGGCCCTGGCCCAAGAGATGGGGGCTCGCGTGCTTAGCTGTCCGGGCAAGCTCCTGGCCGCCCGCATGATGGGGGCGCAGGAGGCTCATGGCGAGTTTGTCCTTATGCTGGATGCTGACCAGGTCCTCAAGCCCGGGGCCATCGAGAGGGCAGTGGCCCTGGCCCAGGAAGGGCCATATGACATGCTGGTCCTGGAGGAGGAGTCTTACAACCGCAACTGGGCCATCCCCAGGCTCTATGCCGCCTCTAAGGTCATCGTCAATGCGCGGTTCCGCACGGAGGAGGGGTTCGACCCAGCCCGTGGGGGCAACCCCCCGCGTCTGTTCCGCCGTGCCTTGCTGCTGAAGGCTATGGAGGCCATCCCGCCAGAGGTGGTGCCCCACATCCTGCACTACGACCACGACATCATCTATTACGAGTGCCGTAAGCTCTCCCAGAGGGTGGGGCTTCTGCGGGACGCCGTATGGCATGTGGAGCCCGATCTGCGCAAGCTGGTGCGTACCAACCTCCGCTATGGCGCCTCCCTTCATGCCGTAAAGGCCACTCCTTACTGGAGCCTCTTCCTCAAGGAGAGGGAAGGGGGCATCTGGTTCGGGCGGCCCTGGAGGGAGGGGGTGCTGGCCTTGCTGCTCCATCTCCTGCTAAAGACGGTGCAGATGGTGGGATACGTGGGGGCGGGGGTGGGGATCGTTTTGCGCCGCCGCCTGCCCAGGGCGCCCCGACATCGCTCGTCCAGCGGGCCGCAGGCGCGGGCACCAGCTTAA
- a CDS encoding GAF domain-containing sensor histidine kinase — MGSLRALRWVAVAAPLAFVVGLGLVLHLVLLPALTDAVAFAVAGSVAALGIVAFAWFIFSMLERMQVQLERRAEEWRSLFELGQEVTASPDVDGLLESVVERACHLLQADVAVLMLLDPTGQELHLAAQRGLKERGGAWDPLPANEGPQGLVVRMAQPLVVSDCRREPLLEGRPAVLEGVELGSLVAVPFSAKGKMLGVLLVGNRAPTPLGRDQAQLLAAFANWAAVAVETSRLYDRMRSLALLEERERIAMDLHDGVIQSLYAVALGLEAAGEEVDEGSPVRWALERAIDDLDRVIRDLRHYIYDLRPASSQVGDLRRAVRELLEEARATGGLEVRLEAEGPLPPLREEEALGIYHVAQEAISNVIKHAQANHLVVRLAYHRPTLILEVADDGVGFDPQAPRDRTRQGMRNMADRARALDARLVIDSAPGRGTHVRLEVPIREGEA; from the coding sequence ATGGGCAGCCTGAGGGCCCTGCGTTGGGTGGCGGTGGCGGCTCCTCTGGCGTTTGTGGTGGGCCTGGGCCTCGTCCTCCATCTCGTCCTCCTCCCCGCCCTGACCGATGCCGTCGCCTTCGCCGTAGCAGGCAGCGTGGCTGCCCTGGGTATTGTGGCCTTCGCCTGGTTCATCTTCTCCATGCTGGAGAGGATGCAGGTCCAGCTGGAAAGGCGGGCCGAGGAGTGGCGCTCCCTCTTCGAGCTGGGGCAGGAGGTGACGGCTTCGCCCGATGTGGATGGCCTGCTGGAGTCGGTGGTGGAGAGAGCCTGTCACCTCCTGCAGGCCGATGTGGCCGTCCTCATGCTTCTGGACCCCACGGGGCAGGAGCTGCATCTGGCCGCCCAGCGGGGCCTGAAGGAGAGGGGTGGGGCCTGGGATCCCCTCCCAGCCAACGAGGGCCCCCAAGGCCTGGTGGTGCGGATGGCCCAGCCCTTGGTGGTGAGCGATTGTCGCCGTGAGCCCCTGCTGGAAGGGAGGCCTGCCGTCCTAGAGGGGGTGGAGCTAGGGTCTTTGGTGGCCGTGCCCTTCTCGGCCAAAGGGAAGATGCTAGGGGTCCTCTTGGTGGGGAATCGGGCCCCTACTCCCTTGGGCCGCGACCAGGCCCAGCTCCTGGCTGCCTTCGCCAACTGGGCGGCCGTGGCCGTGGAGACGAGCCGCCTTTACGACCGCATGCGCAGCTTGGCCCTCCTGGAGGAGCGGGAGCGCATCGCTATGGACTTGCACGATGGGGTCATCCAGTCCCTTTATGCCGTCGCCTTGGGCCTGGAGGCAGCTGGCGAGGAGGTGGACGAAGGCTCGCCCGTGCGGTGGGCCCTGGAGAGGGCCATCGACGACCTCGATCGGGTCATCAGGGACCTGCGCCATTACATCTATGACCTTCGCCCCGCCTCCTCTCAGGTGGGTGACCTGCGAAGGGCGGTGCGGGAGCTGCTGGAGGAGGCGCGGGCCACCGGCGGGCTGGAGGTCCGTCTGGAGGCCGAAGGGCCCTTGCCTCCCCTGCGGGAGGAGGAAGCCCTGGGCATCTATCACGTGGCCCAAGAGGCCATTAGCAACGTCATCAAGCATGCCCAGGCCAACCATCTGGTGGTGCGTTTGGCCTACCACCGTCCCACCCTTATCCTGGAGGTGGCGGATGATGGGGTGGGGTTCGATCCACAGGCCCCCCGGGACCGCACGCGCCAGGGCATGCGCAACATGGCCGACCGGGCAAGGGCCCTGGATGCCCGCCTGGTCATCGATAGTGCCCCCGGGCGGGGGACCCATGTGCGTCTGGAAGTGCCCATAAGGGAGGGGGAGGCATGA
- a CDS encoding A24 family peptidase, which produces MWAPVLLGLVMGHLLDLAWDGAFGGGVLPPWPRCGVCKLEARGLFLWPVVGSIGSLLTCPRCGAALSWRALALPLGGAGLGAASYARLGPSAGPALLGTLFGALFLALALADLERRLLPNRIIYPGTLLAMAFSWAWPGRGPLEALAGAAFGGVAFGVAYVAMRGGLGAGDVKLAAFLGAVVGFPRVISALLLGMLAGGVVVLLLLLLRAVRRGQYLPYGPFLVLGGVVALFWGDVLPRGLWG; this is translated from the coding sequence ATGTGGGCGCCTGTGCTTTTGGGCCTGGTGATGGGCCACCTGCTGGACCTGGCCTGGGATGGGGCCTTTGGGGGTGGGGTTCTTCCGCCATGGCCACGGTGTGGGGTGTGCAAGCTGGAGGCGAGGGGGTTGTTCCTGTGGCCAGTGGTAGGCTCCATCGGCTCCCTCCTCACCTGTCCCCGCTGTGGCGCTGCCCTGTCGTGGCGGGCCCTGGCTTTGCCCCTAGGCGGGGCGGGGCTGGGGGCGGCCTCATATGCGAGATTGGGGCCCTCCGCCGGGCCTGCCCTCCTAGGGACCCTTTTCGGTGCCCTTTTCCTGGCCCTGGCTCTGGCCGACCTGGAGCGAAGGCTCCTGCCCAATCGCATCATCTATCCCGGCACCCTCCTAGCCATGGCCTTCTCCTGGGCCTGGCCAGGGCGGGGGCCTCTGGAGGCCCTAGCAGGGGCGGCCTTTGGGGGCGTGGCCTTTGGGGTGGCCTATGTGGCCATGCGGGGCGGTCTGGGAGCTGGAGATGTGAAGCTGGCCGCCTTCCTGGGGGCGGTGGTGGGCTTCCCCAGGGTGATCTCGGCTCTCTTGTTGGGGATGTTGGCTGGTGGGGTGGTGGTGCTGCTCCTCCTTCTCTTGCGGGCCGTCCGCCGCGGCCAGTACCTCCCCTACGGCCCTTTCCTAGTGTTGGGGGGCGTGGTGGCCCTCTTTTGGGGCGATGTCCTCCCCCGTGGCCTGTGGGGATGA
- a CDS encoding response regulator transcription factor — MKEPIKVLIVDDHEVVRMGLRTILERRPQFMVVGEAGTVAEAVEAARRTRPHVVVMDVRLPDGSGVEACREIKQELPEVQVIMLTVFADDEALFGSIMAGAAGYILKQARSQTLSEAIERAARGESLLDPSVTAQVLERLRQMASGARDEFSSLSPQERRILALIAEGKTNKEIAQELYLSEKTVKNYVSNILSKLNLRRRSQAAAFLARRLDQG; from the coding sequence ATGAAGGAGCCCATCAAGGTGCTCATCGTGGACGACCATGAGGTGGTGCGCATGGGCCTGCGGACTATCTTAGAGCGGCGCCCCCAGTTCATGGTGGTAGGGGAGGCCGGCACGGTGGCCGAGGCGGTGGAGGCCGCCCGCCGCACCCGCCCTCACGTGGTGGTGATGGACGTCCGCCTCCCCGATGGCTCAGGAGTGGAGGCCTGCCGCGAGATCAAGCAGGAGCTACCGGAGGTGCAGGTCATCATGCTTACCGTTTTCGCCGACGATGAGGCCCTCTTCGGCTCCATCATGGCCGGGGCTGCCGGCTACATCCTCAAGCAGGCCCGCAGCCAGACCCTCTCGGAGGCCATCGAGCGGGCGGCCCGTGGCGAGTCCCTCCTGGACCCCAGCGTCACGGCCCAGGTGCTGGAGCGGCTGCGCCAGATGGCCTCCGGGGCTCGGGACGAGTTCTCTTCCCTCTCCCCCCAGGAGAGGCGCATCCTAGCTCTCATCGCCGAAGGTAAGACCAATAAGGAGATCGCCCAAGAGCTTTACCTCTCGGAGAAGACGGTGAAGAATTACGTGTCCAACATCCTCTCCAAGCTCAACCTGCGGCGGAGGTCCCAGGCCGCCGCCTTCCTGGCCCGTCGTTTGGACCAGGGTTAG
- a CDS encoding antibiotic biosynthesis monooxygenase — MFTIMATLRVQKGKEEEAEAFMQELASRVEAQEPATLTYLFHRLQNDPNTIIVFEVYQDEAAFEAHRRGPILREAAGKFASLLEPGGVEIKVLERFAGFQR; from the coding sequence ATGTTCACCATCATGGCCACCCTGAGGGTCCAGAAGGGGAAGGAGGAGGAGGCGGAGGCGTTCATGCAGGAGCTGGCATCGCGCGTGGAGGCCCAAGAGCCTGCCACCCTCACCTACCTCTTCCACCGCCTGCAGAACGACCCTAACACCATCATCGTCTTCGAGGTCTATCAGGATGAGGCAGCCTTCGAGGCCCACCGACGGGGCCCTATCCTACGGGAGGCCGCTGGCAAGTTCGCATCCCTTCTGGAGCCAGGAGGGGTGGAGATAAAGGTGCTGGAGCGGTTCGCGGGGTTCCAGCGCTAG
- a CDS encoding methylmalonyl-CoA mutase family protein yields the protein MQREDLRQHRQRWEEEVRRQWPEREGEFSTLSGIPVRCVYDPTDVAGLDYLRDLGYPGQYPYTRGIYATGYRGKLWTMRQFSGFGLAEETNARFKYLLSQGQTGLSIAFDLPTLYGYDSDHPLAQGEFGKCGVAVSSLLDMEILLDGIPLGEITTSMTINSPAAVIWAMYIVVAEKQGVPRHKLRGTIQNDILKEYIAQKEFLFPPEPSMRLVVDTVEFCVREVPKWHPISISGYHIREAGSTAVQELAFTLADGFEYVRWCLERGLDIDEFAPTFSFFFNCHNDFFEEIAKFRAARRIWAREMRETFGAKDPRSWWMRFHTQTAGCSLTAQQPEVNLIRTTIQALAAVLGGTQSLHTNSWDEALALPSEKAARLALRVQQVIAHESGVVNSVDPLGGSYLVEALTQEMEERARAYFRKIEDLGGVIPAIRAGFFQREIADASYRYQQEVDQGKRVVVGVNQYVLDEPIEIPILRVDPTGEGYRRQVERLKRLRRERDNREVARCLRRLEQACRGQENVMPHVIEAVRAYCTLGEICDVMRDVFGIYQEEAII from the coding sequence ATGCAGAGGGAGGATCTGCGCCAGCATAGGCAGCGGTGGGAGGAGGAGGTGCGCCGCCAGTGGCCCGAACGGGAGGGGGAGTTCTCGACCCTCTCAGGCATCCCTGTCCGCTGCGTCTACGACCCCACGGACGTGGCGGGGCTGGACTATCTGCGGGACCTGGGCTATCCGGGCCAGTACCCCTACACGCGAGGCATATATGCCACGGGCTATCGGGGCAAGCTGTGGACCATGCGCCAGTTCTCGGGCTTCGGGCTGGCCGAGGAGACCAATGCCCGCTTCAAGTACCTCCTCTCTCAGGGCCAGACGGGCCTATCCATCGCCTTCGACCTCCCCACCCTTTATGGCTATGACTCCGACCACCCCCTGGCCCAGGGGGAGTTCGGCAAGTGTGGGGTGGCCGTCTCCTCCCTCCTGGACATGGAGATCCTGCTGGACGGCATACCCCTGGGGGAGATCACCACCTCCATGACCATCAACTCCCCAGCGGCGGTGATCTGGGCCATGTACATCGTGGTGGCTGAGAAACAAGGGGTGCCCAGACATAAGCTGCGGGGCACCATCCAGAATGACATCCTCAAAGAGTACATCGCCCAGAAGGAGTTCCTCTTCCCCCCCGAGCCCTCCATGCGGCTGGTGGTGGACACGGTGGAGTTCTGCGTGCGGGAAGTGCCCAAGTGGCACCCCATCAGCATCTCCGGCTACCACATCCGCGAGGCGGGGTCTACGGCGGTGCAGGAGCTGGCCTTCACCCTGGCCGATGGCTTCGAGTATGTGCGCTGGTGCCTGGAGCGGGGGCTGGACATCGATGAGTTCGCCCCCACCTTTTCCTTCTTCTTCAATTGCCACAACGACTTCTTCGAGGAGATCGCCAAGTTCCGGGCCGCCCGGCGCATCTGGGCGCGGGAGATGCGAGAGACCTTCGGGGCCAAGGATCCCAGGTCATGGTGGATGCGTTTCCACACCCAGACGGCTGGCTGCTCCCTCACCGCCCAGCAGCCAGAGGTGAACCTCATCCGCACCACCATCCAGGCCTTGGCGGCGGTGCTCGGGGGTACCCAGTCCCTCCACACCAACTCCTGGGATGAGGCCCTGGCCTTGCCCAGCGAGAAGGCGGCCAGGCTGGCCCTGCGGGTGCAGCAGGTCATCGCCCATGAGTCAGGGGTGGTCAACTCCGTCGACCCCCTGGGAGGGAGCTACCTGGTGGAGGCCCTCACCCAGGAGATGGAGGAGCGGGCCCGCGCCTACTTCCGCAAGATCGAGGACCTGGGTGGGGTCATCCCCGCCATTCGCGCTGGCTTCTTCCAGAGGGAGATAGCCGACGCCTCCTACCGCTACCAGCAGGAGGTGGACCAGGGGAAACGGGTGGTGGTGGGCGTCAACCAGTACGTCTTGGACGAGCCCATCGAGATCCCTATCCTGAGGGTGGACCCCACTGGCGAGGGTTACCGCCGGCAGGTGGAACGGCTCAAGCGGCTGCGGCGGGAGAGGGACAACCGGGAGGTGGCCCGCTGCCTCAGGCGGCTGGAGCAGGCCTGTCGGGGACAGGAGAACGTCATGCCCCACGTCATCGAGGCCGTCAGGGCCTATTGCACCCTGGGCGAGATCTGCGATGTCATGCGGGACGTGTTCGGCATCTATCAGGAAGAAGCTATAATTTGA